The window AGTCTTTGCGCTAGTTATTCGAACGTTTTTCCCTAGACTGGGCTCCAACGACAAACAACTTTGTTCCGAGGAGCTCACCATGGGCCTTTTGATCGACGGCCGCTGGCATGACCAGTGGTATGAAAACGGCAAGGACGGCACGTTCAAACGCGAAAACGCCCAACGCCGCAATCAGCTGCCCGCTCCCGAAGCTGGCCGTTACCACCTGTACGTCTCGCTGGCCTGCCCATGGGCACACCGCACCCTGATCTTCCGTGCCCTCAAGGGCCTGGAGCCACTGATCGACGTGTCGGTGGTCAGCTGGCTGATGCAGGACCATGGCTGGACTTTCGACCAGCAGCAAGGTTCCAGCGGCGACCACCTCGACGCGCTGCAGTACCTGCACCAGCGCTACACCCAGGATGACCCGCACTACACTGGCCGCGTGACTGTACCGGTGCTGTGGGACAAGAAAGAGAAACGCATCGTCAACAATGAGTCGTCGGAGATCATCCGCATCTTCAACAGCGCGTTCAACGAACTGACCGGCAATACACTGGACCTGTACCCAGAGCCGCTGCGCCCGACCATCGAGGCGCTGAACGAGCGCATCTACCCGGCGGTGAACAATGGCGTATATCGCGCAGGCTTTGCCACTACGCAGGAAGCCTACGAGGCTGCGTTTGACGAAGTGTTCAACGAACTGGACTACCTGGAAGACTTGCTGAGCCGCAACCGCTACCTGGCCGGGGAATACCTGACCGAGGCCGATGTGCGCCTGTTCACCACCCTGGTGCGCTTCGATGCCGTGTACCACGGGCACTTCAAGTGCAACCTGCGCCGCCTGAGCGACTATCACAACCTGTCGAACTGGCTGCGTGAACTGTACCAGTGGCCGGGGGTGGCGGGCACAGTGGACATGGAGCATATCCAGAAGCACTACTACATGAGCCACAAGACCATCAACCCGAACGGGATCGTGCCCAAGGGGCCGCTGCAGGACTTCAACCTGCCGCATGATCGGGAGCAGTTGGCAGGCAAGGGGATTTGGCAGGTTTGAGGCTGTCGGGGCTGCTTTGCAGCCCGTTCGCAGCACAAGGCTGCTCCTACAGGAAACGCGGCCCCCTGTAGGAGCAGCCTTGTGCTGCGAACGGGCCGCAAAGCGGCCCCAACGATTTCAGCTATTCTGCGAACCTTCGAACCAGGCCAGCTTGTCACGCAACTGCACCACTTCCCCGACAATCACCAGGGTCGGCGCATGCACTTCATGCTGCGCCACCAGGTCCGGCAAGTCCGCCAGGGTGCCGGTGAACACCCGCTGATTACGCGTAGTCCCCTGCTGCACCAGCGCCGCAGGGGTACTGGCCGCGCGGCCATGGCGAATCAGCTCGGCACAGATGGTCGGCAACCCCACCAAGCCCATGTAGAACACCAGGGTCTGCGCCGGCGCTACCAGGTCATGCCACGGCAGATTGCTGGTGCCATCCTTCAGGTGCCCGGTCACGAAACGCACCGATTGGGCATAGTCGCGGTGAGTCAGCGGAATCCCGCCATAGGCGGAACAACCGCTGGCTGCGGTAATGCCCGGCACCACCTGGAACGGGATGCCGTGCTCGGCCAGCTCTTCGATCTCTTCGCCGCCCCGCCCGAAGATGAACGGGTCGCCGCCCTTCAGGCGCAACACACGCTTGCCCTGCCGGGCCAGGTCGACCAGAAGGCGGTTGATCTGGTCCTGTGGCACGGCATGGTCGGCGCGACGCTTGCCCACGTAGATACGCTCGGCATCACGTCGGCACATCTCGATAATCGCCGGTGCCACCAGGCGGTCGTACAGCACCACGTCGGCCTGCTGCATCAGGCGCAAGGCGCGGAAGGTCAGCAAGTCCGGATCGCCCGGGCCAGCCCCCACCAGGTACACCTCACCGCCCTGCTGCACCGGTGCACCGTCGACCATCGCCTGCAACAGGCGCTCGGCCTCGGCGCCCTGCCCGGCCAGCTGACGCTCGGCAATAGGCCCTTGGAACACGGTTTCCCAGAAGCCTCGGCGCTGGTTGACGTCCGGGTACAAGGCCTTGACCTTGTCGCGGAAGCGTGCGGCCAGGCCGGCCAGTTCGCCGTAGGCGGACGGGATCCAGGCCTCCAGCTTGGCGCGAATCAAACGCGCCAGCACCGGAGCATCACCGCCACTGGACACCGCAACCACCAACGGCGAACGGTCGACGATCGCCGGGAAGATCACCGTGCACAGGGCCGGCGCATCCACCACGTTGACCGGCAGGCTGAGTGCCTGCGCATCCGCCGACACCTGGGCATTGAGCCCCGGGTCGTCGGTGGCCGCAATCACCAGCCGGCAACCGACCAGGTCGGCTGCCTGATAGCCGCGCACCAGCACCTCGCCGCCACCTTCCCGGGCCAGCGCGGCCAACTGGCCGTCGACATCCGGTGCAACCACGCGCAGCGCGGCGCCGGCGTCGGCCAGCAGGCGCGCTTTGCGCAAAGCGATCTCACCGCCGCCAACGACCAGCACGCGGCCGCCCTGCAGCTTGTGGAACAGCGGCAGGTAATCCATTTAGCGGATGACCTCGACGCCGCCCATGTAAGGCTTCAGCACTTCCGGCACACGGATGGAACCGTCGGCCTGCTGGTAGTTTTCCAGTACGGCAACCAAGGTACGGCCTACGGCCAGGCCGGACCCGTTGAGGGTATGCACCAGCTCTGGCTTGCCGGTTTCCGGGTTGCGCCAGCGGGCCTGCATGCGGCGCGCCTGGAAATCGCCGCAGTTGGAACACGAGCTGATTTCGCGGTACTTGTCCTGGCTTGGTACCCACACTTCCAGGTCGTAGGTCTTCACCGCGCCAAAGCCCATGTCGCCGGTGCACAGGGCCAGCACGCGGTACGGCAGCTCCAGCAGCTGCAGCACGCGCTCGGCGTTGGCAGTCAGGCCTTCCAGGGCTTCCATCGACTTGGACGGCTCGACCACCTGCACCATCTCGACCTTGTCGAACTGGTGCTGGCGGATCATGCCGCGGGTGTCACGGCCGGAAGCACCGGCTTCGCTGCGGAAGCACGGGGTGTGGGCAACCAGCTTCAGTGGCAGCTGCTTGGCATCGAGGATTTCACCGGCCACCAGGTTGGTCAGCGACACTTCGGCAGTCGGGATCAGGTAGAAGTCGGCCTCGCCTTCGCGGCTGATCTTGAACAGGTCTTCCTCGAACTTCGGCAGCTGACCGGTACCCTGCAGGGCCGGGGCCTGGACCAGGTACGGGGTGTAGTGCTCCTCGTAACCGTGCTCGCCGGTGTGCAGGTTGATCATGAACTGCGCCAGGGCGCGGTGCAGGCGGGCAACTGGACCACGCAGCACGGCAAAACGCGCGCCAGACAGCTTGGCGGCAGCTTCGAAGTCCAGGCCACCGCTGACTTCGCCGAGCGCGACATGGTCCTTGATTTCGAAGTCGAAAGCCTTCGGCGTACCCCAACGGCGCACCTCGACGTTGTCGTCTTCGCTGGCACCAACCGGTACGCTGGCGTCCGGCAGGTTGGGGATGGTCAGCAGGATGCCATCCAGTTCGGCCTGGATGCCGTCCAGTTCAGTCTTGCCGGCAGCCAGTTCGTTGGCCATGCGCTCGACGTCAGCCATCAGCGGCGCAATATCTTCGCCCTTGGCCTTGGCCTGGCCGATGGACTTGGAACGGGCGTTACGCTCGGCCTGCAGCTGCTCGGTGCGGGTCTGCACCGCCTTGCGGCGCTCTTCCAGTGATTCGATGCGCGCGACATCCAGGCTGAAGCCACGGGAGGCCAGGCGATCCGCCACTTCCTGAAGTTGGCCGCGTAACAGTTTGGAATCGAGCATATCGTTCTCTCGTTATGTGTAGGTGTTGGTTCAGAATCGGGTCAGGGACAGGCCGGCCCAGGTCGCGAGCAGCCCGCCCACCACGCTGATACCGGTATAGCCCAAAGCCAGGGGCACTTGCCCGCTTTCCAGCAGGCGTACGGTATCCAGCGAAAAGGAGGAAAAAGTCGTCAGGCCACCGAGGAAGCCGACGATCAGCCCGGCGCGCAACTCGACCGGCACGATCGGCTTGTGCAAGAACAGACCATAAAGCAGGCCGATCAGCAGGCAGCCAACCAGGTTGACCGCCAGCGTACCGAGATAGAAGTGCCGTGGCCAGTGGGCAGACACCCAGTTGGTGGTGGCAAAGCGCAACAAGGTACCGGCAATACCGCCAGCGCTGACGGCGGCAATCAGTGCAATCACGGCTTTCTCCGCTGGCGGGGGCTGTTGCGGTCAAGGTCGGCCAGGTGGCGCAGCTTCTCGCCAATCTTCAGTTCCAGGCCACGGGGCACCGGCTGGTAGTACTGGCGCGGCTCGAGTTCCTCGGGGAAGTAGTCTTCGCCGGCGGCATAGGCGTCGGGTTCATCGTGGGCATAGCGGTACTCGTCGCCGTAGCCCAGTTGCTTCATCAGCTTGGTCGGGGCGTTGCGCAGGTGCAACGGCACTTCCAGCGAGCCATGCTCGGCGGCCTCGCGCAGGGCGGTCTTGAAGCCCATGTACACCGCGTTGCTCTTCGGCGCACAGGCAAGGTAGGTGATGGCCTGGGCTACCGCCAGTTCGCCCTCGGGGCTGCCCAGACGCTCTTGCACATCCCAAGCCGCCAGGCACAGGCTGAGCGCGCGCGGGTCGGCGTTGCCGATGTCTTCGCTGGCCATGCGCACCACGCGGCGGGCAATGTACAGCGGATCGCAGCCGCCATCGAGCATGCGCGCGAACCAGTACAGGGCGCCATCGGGGTTGGAGCCACGCACTGACTTGTGCAGCGCGGAAATCTGGTCGTAGAACGCCTCGCCACCCTTGTCGAAGCGGCGGCGGCTGTCGCCGAGCAGGCTCTGCAACATCTCGACATCGATCTCGCTGCCGTCTTCAGCCAGGTCCGAGGCGTTTTCCAGGAAGTTGAGCATGCGCCGGCCATCGCCGTCGGCGGCGGCCATCAGCATCTTGAAGGCGTCGTCGCCAACCCGCAGGTTGCGCTTGCCCAGGCCGCGCTCTTCAGTCAACGCGCGGTTGACCAGCTTGCGCAGCGCCGCCTCGTCCAGGCTCTTGAGCACATACACCCGCGCCCGCGACAACAATGCGTTGTTCAGCTCGAACGACGGGTTTTCGGTGGTGGCGCCAATGAACAGCAGGGTGCCGTCTTCCACATAGGGCAGGAAGGCATCCTGCTGCGACTTGTTGAAGCGGTGCACTTCGTCGACGAACAGGATGGTTCGGCGGCCGTACTGGCCAGCCTGCTGCTTGGCCACCTCGACCGCCTGGCGAATCTCCTTCACCCCGGCCAATACCGCCGACACCGTTTCGAAGTGCGCATCGCAGAACTGCGCCAGCAGCCGCGCGAGGGTGGTCTTGCCCACGCCCGGCGGCCCCCAGAAGATCATCGAGTGCAGCGCACCCTGCTCCAGCGCTTCGCGCAGCGGTTTGCCGCGCGCCAGCAGGTGCTCCTGGCCGACGTACTCGTCCAGGTTGGACGGGCGCAGACGAGCAGCCAGGGGCTGGGCGACGGGTTCGCTTCGAAACAGGTCCATGGCGAGCTCTGGTTACTCCTTGATGACGTCCGCGCCTTTGGGGATGTCGAACTTGAACTTGCTGTCCGGCACCGCCTGGTTGGCTTTCACGCCATTGAACAGGATGTTGGTGCGCTGGCCGACACTGTCGATCAGTTGCATGTCGTTGATCAGGCCCTTGCGGAACGACACGCGCAGCGAGTCGAACAGGGTGTCCTTGGTCTTCGGCTTGAGGGTGAAGTCCATCACTTCGCCCTGCTCCTTCGAGCTGATGTCGAAGCTCTGGCTGATCTTCGACACGTCACCGGACAGCAGCAGCGCCGGGGTCTGGTTCAGGCGCTGGTCGAGTTTCTTGATGGTTGCCTGCTCCAGGTCCGGGTCCCACAGGGTGACGTTCTTGCCGTCGGATACCACCACCTGCTCCTGCGGCGCATCGGTGTGCCAGTAGAACAGGCCAGGGCGCTTGACGGTCATCTTGCCGGAGGTTTCCTGCAGGCTGGTGCCGCCGGCGTCCAGGGTCAGCTGGGAAAAGTTGGCCTCGATGGTCTGCGACTTTTCCAGCAATTGGGTCAGGCGTTGTACGTCTTGCTCACCGGCATAAGCCGATACGGTGGCCGACACAGAAGCCGCGGCCAGGGCAGAAACCAACAGCATGCGAATCGCGCGCATGGGAGTCCTCATCGAGCATTGAAAAGGCCGGGCGCCACCGTTGGCGCACGGCAAGGTGTTCGTCAGTCGCGCGGGCCGCCCGGGGCTATCACTTCCCGCGAGCCGTTGCTGTTCATGGGGGTGACCACGCCGGCCATTTCCATGGCTTCGATCATGCGGGCGGCGCGGTTGTAGCCGATCTTCAGTTTGCGCTGCACGGCCGAGATGGACGCGCGGCGGCTTTCCAGCACGAACTGCACGGCCTCATCATACAGGGCGTCGCTTTCCGAATCTTCGCCATCGCCACCACCACCGCCGCCTTCGAAGCCGCTGCCGGCCTCCTCGACGCCGTTGAGGATGTCGTCGTTGTAGTCCGGGGCGCCGCGCAGCTTCCACGCTTCGACCACGCGGTGCACCTCGTCGTCGGAGACGAACGCGCCGTGCACGCGAATCGGCAGGCTGGTGCCCGGCGGCATGTACAGCATGTCACCGTGGCCCAGCAGCTGCTCGGCACCACCCTGGTCGATGATGGTCCGCGAGTCGATCTTGCTCGACACCTGGAACGCCATGCGGGTCGGGATGTTGGCCTTGATCAGGCCGGTAATCACGTCCACCGACGGGCGCTGGGTGGCGAGGATCAGGTGGATACCGGCGGCCCGCGCCTTCTGGGCGATACGGGCGATCAGCTCTTCGACCTTCTTGCCGACGATCATCATCATGTCGGCGAATTCGTCGACCACCACCACGATGGTCGGCAGGGTTTTCAGCGCAGGCGGCTCGTCGTCCATGCTCTCGCGGCGGTACAGCGGGTCATGGATGATCTCGCCGGCTTCCTGGGCGTCCTTGATCTTGCGGTTGAAGCCGGCCAGGTTACGCACGCCCATGGCCGCCATCAGCTTGTAGCGCCGCTCCATCTCGGCCACGCTCCAGCGCAAGGCGTTGGCGGCGTCCTTCATGTCGGTGACCACCGGGCACAGCAGGTGCGGGATGCCCTCGTAGATCGACAGTTCGAGCATTTTCGGGTCGATCATGATCAGCCGCGCGTCTTCCGGGCTGGACTTGAACAGGATCGACAGGATCATCGCGTTCACACCCACCGACTTACCGGAACCGGTAGTACCGGCCACCAGCAGGTGCGGCATCTTGGCCAGGTCGGTGATCACCGGCTTGCCGCCGATGTCGTGGCCCAGGGCCAGGGTGACCGGCGATTTCTGCTCGTCGTACTGCGGCGTGGCCAGCACTTCGGAGAAACGCACCATCTGCCGGTTCTCGTTGGGGATCTCGATACCCACGGTGGTCTTGCCGGGGATGACCTCGACCACACGCACACTGGTCACTGCCAGCGAACGCGCCAGGTCCTTGGCCAGGTTGGCGATACGGCTGACCTTCACACCGGCGGCCGGCTGGATTTCGTAACGGGTAATCACCGGGCCCGGGTGGATCGAGTCCACCGCCACTTCCACGCCGAATTCCTTGAGTTTGATTTCCAGCAGCTGGCCGACACCGGCCAGGGATTCCGGCGAGTACTCGATCTTCTTCTGTTCGGCCGGGTCGAGGATGGAGATCGACGGCAAGGTGCCTTCCACCGCGCTGTCGACGAACAGCGGCGCCTGCTTCTCCTTCATCACCCGCTTGCTCGGCTCCGGCGCCCTGGCGGGTGTCGGCGGCACGATCATCGGGGCCGCGGCAGGTGGTTCGCGAGAGATTACCGGCTCACGAGGTGCCGGCGACTCGCGTGGCACCACAGGCTCGCGCGACAGGGTTGGCTCACGTGGTTCGACCGGCTGGGCAGGTGCTTCTTCACGCTTGAAAATGCGCTCGCGCAGCGCCGGCTTGGCCGGTTCGCGCTTGTCGGCGGCCATTGGCGCGGCCTTGACCACCGGTTCATCCTCACGCAGCTGCGCCTCCAGGCGCTTGCGCTCGTTGCGCGCTTCCCACCAACGGTTGGCGGCGCCCTGCACCAGCTCGAACAGGTCGAGGGTGATCTTGCCGGTCAGGTCCATCACCTTGAACCACGACAGGTCGGTGAACACGGTCAGGCCGAACAGGAACAGGGCAATGAACATCAGCGTGCTGCCCTGCACGTTCAGCAGGTTGCGCGCCAGGTCGCCGAGGCTCTCGCCCAATGCACCACCGGCGGAGAACGGCATGCTCGCAGGCGGGTGGAAATGGATATGGGCCAGCGCCGCACCAGACAGCACCAGAAACACCAGGCCGATCAGCCGCCAGGAGAACAGCCAGCCGCTCCAGTCCCAGGGCTGGTGGCGTTCGCGGAAGATCTGCCAAGTCTTTATCGCCAGCAGCAGCGGGAAGATGTAGGCGAAGTACCCCAGTACCATGAACAGGATGTCGGCGAAGTAGGCACCGGCACGCCCGGCGGCGTTCTGCACCTGGTCGACGTTGCTGGTGTGGCTGAAGCCCGGGTCCGACGTATCGTAGGTCAGCAGCGCCATCCACAGGTACAGGCACAGGGCGCCGACAGCGATCAACGCACCTTCCTTGAGGCGATAATGCAGCTGCTGCCGCCACAGAGGGACGGGCAAGGGAGCTGGAGTTGCGGTGGATTTCTTCAAAACGCGTCTATTCCTGCGCGTGCTGCGCGTCCAATAGTGATCGGCCGACGGTGCGGCCAATGAACCACTACTTTTAACATTACTGCCCGCCAGCCGCCATGGCGGCACGCCAGATGGGAGTTTGGCCGGGGGCGACTTTCATATAGCTGCAATTTGAGCATGCATTTTCTTTTGTGACAAAGGCTTATGCTGTGTTTTTGCACAGGTGTGACAGCAAATGTAGCGGATGGTGCCTGCGGTTTCATGAATGTGTAGGAAATTGCCTATTTTCATCACCTGTGCCGGCCTCTTCGCGGGCTTGCCCGCCCCCACAGGTACCCCGCAGGCTTCAGAGCCTGCACATGGCCTGTGGGAGCGGGCGCGCCCGCGAAGAAGCCAAAGAGATTGACCCTGCTTTTCACCCGCGCCATGCTGCCCTCTCCCCTCCCCCACCGCACGATAGACCATGCTCACCTGGCTGACCCGCGACTCGCTGACCTTCCCGCCTCTGGAAAAGGCCCTGCATGATCCCAACGGCCTGCTCGCTGCCGGCGGCGACCTGAGCCCCGAGCGTCTGGTGCAGGCCTACCGCCATGGCTGCTTCCCGTGGTATCAGGACGGCCAGCCGATCCTCTGGTGGTCACCCGACCCGCGCACGGTGCTGCTCCCGGACCAGCTGCACGTGTCGCGCTCGCTGGCCAAGCTGATGCGCCAGGGCCGTTACCAGGTCAGCTTCGACACAGACTTCCCCGCGGTGATCGCCGCCTGCGCCGCGCCACGTGACTACGCCGACGGCACCTGGATCACCGACACCATGCGTGCCGCCTACTGCGAGCTGCACCGACGCGGCATCGCCCATTCGGTGGAGGTGCGCCAGGACGGCGAGCTGGTCGGTGGTCTGTATGGCTTGGCCATGGGCCAGCTGTTCTTCGGTGAATCGATGTTCAGCCGCGCCGACAACGCTTCCAAGGTCGGCTTCGTGACTTTGGTCAACCACCTGCGCCAGGCCGGTTTCGTCCTCATCGACTGCCAGATGCCAACCAACCATTTGCACAGCCTGGGAGCCCACGCCATCAGCCGCGCCGAGTTTGCCGACTACCTGGCACGCCACCTCGACCAGCCCAACAGCGCCACATGGCTTCCCTAGGCGAGTTCCCGTAGCTGGCTTACACTTAAACAAAGTCTCACCGAGGGGGTTGATCATGACAGAGTTGGCGCGGTTGAAGTTCTATGCCACTCAACCCCACTCCTGCAGCTACCTGCCCGACGAACAGGCAACCACGCTGTTCCTCGACCCCAGCCAGCCGATGGACGTGCACGTGTACGCCGATTTGTCGGAAATGGGCTTCCGCCGCAGTGGCGACCACCTGTACCGCCCGCACTGCCAGAACTGCAATGCCTGCGTGCCGGCACGCATCCCGGCGGCGCGCTTCATCCCAAACCGCCAGCAACGGCGCATCCTCAAGCGCAACGCCGACCTGACCGTGACCGCCGCACGCCCGGCGTTCAAGGAAGAGTACTTCGAGCTGTACCGGCGCTATATCGAAACGCGCCATGCCGACGGTGACATGTACCCGCCCAGCCGCGATCAGTTCTCCACCTTCCTGGTGCGCGACCTGCCGTTCTGCTGGTTCTATGAGTTCCGCCTGGAAGGCCGCTTGATGGCGGTGGCGGTGTGCGACCTGCTGCCCAACGGCCTGTCGGCTGTGTACACCTTCTACGAGCCGGACGAAGAGCGCCGGAGCCTGGGCCGCTTTGCCATTCTCTGGCAGATTACCGAAGCCCTGCGCCAGGACCTGGAAGCGGTTTACCTGGGTTACTGGATCAAGAACTGCAAGAAAATGAACTACAAGACACAGTATCGACCTATCGAATTGCTGATAAACCAGCGCTGGGTCACCCTCAACTGAAAGGCATTGGCTTGACACACAGTTTTCGGGCATAATCCACGCCACTTTTTTGCCCGGTGCGGTTATGCGTCGGGCCAACACTGGATCCGAGGGCTCTACTGCATGTCGAAAGAAGACAGCTTCGAAATGGAAGGTACTGTCGTCGACACCCTGCCCAACACCATGTTCCGCGTGGAGTTGGAAAACGGGCACGTCGTAACCGCGCACATCTCCGGAAAGATGCGCAAGAACTACATCCGTATTCTCACTGGCGACAAGGTCCGCGTCGAACTGACGCCCTACGACCTGAGCAAGGGCCGCATCACCTACCGTGCGCGCTAAGCTCTAGCCATGAAAAAGCCCGGCCATGTGCCGGGCTTTTTTGTGCCTGTCAGATTGCAGGGGGCTGCTTTGCAGCCCGCTCGCAGCACAAGGCCGCTCCTACAAGGGGAGCATGCATTCCCTGTAGGAGCAGCCTTGTGCTGCGAATGGGCCGCAAGGCGGCCCCCGCTGTCACGCAACCTCAGCCGTGGTCTCGAAGTCGAACACCAGCTCGCCATCGCGCAGGTCGACGTGCACCACGCCACCATGCTCGGCCAGTTCGCCAAACAGGATCTCCTCGGCCAGCGGCCGCTTGATCTTGTCCTGGATCAACCGCGCCATCGGCCGCGCACCCATCTGCACGTCGTAACCCGAGGCCGCCAGCCAACCGCGCGCATCATCGCTGACCTCCAGCAACACACGCTTGTCTTCCAGCTGCGCCTGCAGTTCGATAAGGAACTTGTCGACGATGCTCTTGATCGTCTCGTGGCTCAGGCGGCCGAACTGGATGATGGTGTCCAGGCGGTTGCGGAACTCCGGCGTGAAGCTCTTGCGGATGACTTCCATGGCATCGGACGCATGGTCCTGATGGGTAAAGCCGATCGAGGCCCGCGCGGCGGTTTCAGCGCCAGCGTTGGTGGTCATGATCAGGATCACGTTGCGGAAGTCGGCCTTGCGCCCGTTGTTGTCGGTCAGGGTGCCGTGGTCCATCACCTGCAGCAGCAGGTTGAAGACTTCCGGGTGGGCCTTCTCGATTTCGTCGAGCAGCAATACGCAGTGCGGTTGCTTGGTGATCGCCTCGGTCAGCAAACCACCCTGATCGAAGCCAACATAGCCAGGAGGCGCACCGATCAGGCGCGACACGGTGTGGCGCTCCATGTACTCGGACATGTCGAAGCGCACCAGCTCAACCCCCAGCGCCTTGGCCAGCTGCCGTGCTGCTTCGGTCTTGCCGACGCCGGTCGGGCCGGCGAACAGGAACGAACCGACAGGCTTGTCCGGCGACTTGAGGCCGGCGCGGGACAGCTTGATAGCGGTGGCCAGCGAATCGATCGCCTGGTCCTGACCAAATACGGTCAACTTCAGGTCACGCTCGAGGTTGCGCAGCAGTTCCTTGTCGGAACTGGTGACGTGCTTCGGCGGAATGCGCGCAATCTTGGCGACGATGTCTTCGACCTGCGGCACGTCGATGCGCTTGACGCGGTTGGCCTCCGGCTGCAGGCGCTGGTAGGCACCGGCTTCGTCGATCACGTCGATGGCCTTGTCCGGCATGTGCCGGTCATTGATGTAGCGCGAGGCCAGTTCAGCGGCGGCGCGCAAGGCTTCGTCGCTGTACTCGATGTTGTGGTGGCTTTCGAAGCGCCCTTTCAAGCCACGCAGGATGCCCACGGTGTCTTCGACCGACGGCTCGCTGACATCAACCTTCTGGAAGCGCCGTGCCAGGGCACGGTCCTTCTCGAAGATGCCACGGAACTCCTGGAAGGTGGTCGAACCGATGCAACGAATTTCACCCGACGACAGCAGTGGCTTGAGCAAGTTGGACGCATCCATCACCCCGCCCGACGCCGCGCCAGCACCAATGATGGTGTGGATTTCATCGATGAACAGGATCGCCTGCGGGCGTTTGCGCAGTTCGCCGAGCAGCGCCTTGAAACGCTTCTCGAAATCGCCACGGTATTTGGTACCAGCCAGCAGTGCGCCGAGATCGAGGGAATACACCACGCTCTGCGCCAGCAGGTCGGGCACCTGGCCATCGACGATGCGCTTGGCCAGGCCTTCGGCGATGGCGGTCTTGCCCACGCCTGCCTCACCCACCAGCAGCGGGTTGTTCTTGCGCCGACGGGCAAGGATTTGCGCCACGCGCTCCACTTCCTGCTCGCGGCCTACCAGCGGGTCGATACGGCCGGCACGGGCCAGCTCGTTCAGGTTGCTGGCATAGGCATCCAGCGGGTTGCTCGAAGAGGCGGTATCGCCGCCCTCTTCGTCCTGCATTTCCTGGTCGCTTTCGGAATGCGAACCATGGCCCGGCACCTTGGAGATGCCATGGGCGATGT of the Pseudomonas asiatica genome contains:
- the infA gene encoding translation initiation factor IF-1, with amino-acid sequence MSKEDSFEMEGTVVDTLPNTMFRVELENGHVVTAHISGKMRKNYIRILTGDKVRVELTPYDLSKGRITYRAR
- the aat gene encoding leucyl/phenylalanyl-tRNA--protein transferase, with translation MLTWLTRDSLTFPPLEKALHDPNGLLAAGGDLSPERLVQAYRHGCFPWYQDGQPILWWSPDPRTVLLPDQLHVSRSLAKLMRQGRYQVSFDTDFPAVIAACAAPRDYADGTWITDTMRAAYCELHRRGIAHSVEVRQDGELVGGLYGLAMGQLFFGESMFSRADNASKVGFVTLVNHLRQAGFVLIDCQMPTNHLHSLGAHAISRAEFADYLARHLDQPNSATWLP
- a CDS encoding DNA translocase FtsK; this translates as MAAPSADHYWTRSTRRNRRVLKKSTATPAPLPVPLWRQQLHYRLKEGALIAVGALCLYLWMALLTYDTSDPGFSHTSNVDQVQNAAGRAGAYFADILFMVLGYFAYIFPLLLAIKTWQIFRERHQPWDWSGWLFSWRLIGLVFLVLSGAALAHIHFHPPASMPFSAGGALGESLGDLARNLLNVQGSTLMFIALFLFGLTVFTDLSWFKVMDLTGKITLDLFELVQGAANRWWEARNERKRLEAQLREDEPVVKAAPMAADKREPAKPALRERIFKREEAPAQPVEPREPTLSREPVVPRESPAPREPVISREPPAAAPMIVPPTPARAPEPSKRVMKEKQAPLFVDSAVEGTLPSISILDPAEQKKIEYSPESLAGVGQLLEIKLKEFGVEVAVDSIHPGPVITRYEIQPAAGVKVSRIANLAKDLARSLAVTSVRVVEVIPGKTTVGIEIPNENRQMVRFSEVLATPQYDEQKSPVTLALGHDIGGKPVITDLAKMPHLLVAGTTGSGKSVGVNAMILSILFKSSPEDARLIMIDPKMLELSIYEGIPHLLCPVVTDMKDAANALRWSVAEMERRYKLMAAMGVRNLAGFNRKIKDAQEAGEIIHDPLYRRESMDDEPPALKTLPTIVVVVDEFADMMMIVGKKVEELIARIAQKARAAGIHLILATQRPSVDVITGLIKANIPTRMAFQVSSKIDSRTIIDQGGAEQLLGHGDMLYMPPGTSLPIRVHGAFVSDDEVHRVVEAWKLRGAPDYNDDILNGVEEAGSGFEGGGGGGDGEDSESDALYDEAVQFVLESRRASISAVQRKLKIGYNRAARMIEAMEMAGVVTPMNSNGSREVIAPGGPRD
- the clpA gene encoding ATP-dependent Clp protease ATP-binding subunit ClpA — protein: MLNRELEVTLNLAFKEARSKRHEFMTVEHLLLALLDNEAAATVLRACGANLDKLKHDLQEFIDSTTPLIPVNDEDRETQPTLGFQRVLQRAVFHVQSSGKREVTGANVLVAIFSEQESQAVFLLKQQSVARIDVVNYIAHGISKVPGHGSHSESDQEMQDEEGGDTASSSNPLDAYASNLNELARAGRIDPLVGREQEVERVAQILARRRKNNPLLVGEAGVGKTAIAEGLAKRIVDGQVPDLLAQSVVYSLDLGALLAGTKYRGDFEKRFKALLGELRKRPQAILFIDEIHTIIGAGAASGGVMDASNLLKPLLSSGEIRCIGSTTFQEFRGIFEKDRALARRFQKVDVSEPSVEDTVGILRGLKGRFESHHNIEYSDEALRAAAELASRYINDRHMPDKAIDVIDEAGAYQRLQPEANRVKRIDVPQVEDIVAKIARIPPKHVTSSDKELLRNLERDLKLTVFGQDQAIDSLATAIKLSRAGLKSPDKPVGSFLFAGPTGVGKTEAARQLAKALGVELVRFDMSEYMERHTVSRLIGAPPGYVGFDQGGLLTEAITKQPHCVLLLDEIEKAHPEVFNLLLQVMDHGTLTDNNGRKADFRNVILIMTTNAGAETAARASIGFTHQDHASDAMEVIRKSFTPEFRNRLDTIIQFGRLSHETIKSIVDKFLIELQAQLEDKRVLLEVSDDARGWLAASGYDVQMGARPMARLIQDKIKRPLAEEILFGELAEHGGVVHVDLRDGELVFDFETTAEVA
- a CDS encoding arginyltransferase, producing the protein MTELARLKFYATQPHSCSYLPDEQATTLFLDPSQPMDVHVYADLSEMGFRRSGDHLYRPHCQNCNACVPARIPAARFIPNRQQRRILKRNADLTVTAARPAFKEEYFELYRRYIETRHADGDMYPPSRDQFSTFLVRDLPFCWFYEFRLEGRLMAVAVCDLLPNGLSAVYTFYEPDEERRSLGRFAILWQITEALRQDLEAVYLGYWIKNCKKMNYKTQYRPIELLINQRWVTLN